The following proteins are encoded in a genomic region of Pseudomonas sp. Os17:
- a CDS encoding ATP-binding protein produces the protein MDSLINRRILLIDDTPAIHEDFRKILMPQSQDAGLDDLEAQLFGAPTRTRQQPFELDSAYGGEEGLNKVTQALAQQRPYALAFVDMRMPQGWDGVQTIERLWQEDPRLQVVVCTAYSDYSWEDLLERLQGHNRLLILKKPFDNIEVQQMASTLTSKWEMTARALLQMHHLENLVARRTADLERAGTALQQEIDERKQLENQLVQSEKLASLGQLAAGVAHEINNPIGFVASNLGSLAGYLQQIGQMLSAYRQSEEAITAPQVREHLQSLRESIDLDFLQEDIPLLIKESKEGIGRVEQIVKDLKNFSRVDSDQQWQLADLQQGIDSTLNIVANEIKYKADLVKDYHELPQIECLPSQLNQVVMNLVVNAAQAIGPERGTITLRNGVDGEHVWLEVSDTGCGIDAQHLQKIFDPFFTTKPVGKGTGLGLSLSYGIVKKHGGQISVRSQPGVGSTFRVELPIRQAPRTATEQAH, from the coding sequence ATGGACTCATTGATCAACCGCCGGATTCTGCTGATCGACGACACCCCCGCGATCCACGAAGACTTTCGCAAGATCCTCATGCCGCAGAGCCAGGACGCTGGCCTCGACGATCTGGAGGCGCAGTTGTTCGGCGCCCCGACCCGCACCCGCCAGCAGCCCTTCGAACTGGACTCGGCCTACGGCGGCGAGGAAGGCCTGAACAAGGTCACCCAGGCCCTGGCGCAGCAGCGCCCCTATGCCCTGGCGTTCGTCGACATGCGCATGCCCCAGGGCTGGGACGGGGTGCAGACCATCGAACGGCTGTGGCAGGAGGACCCGCGCCTGCAGGTGGTGGTGTGCACCGCCTACTCCGACTATTCCTGGGAAGACCTGCTGGAGCGTCTGCAGGGCCACAACCGCCTGCTGATCCTGAAGAAGCCCTTCGACAATATCGAAGTCCAGCAGATGGCCAGCACCCTCACCAGCAAGTGGGAGATGACCGCCCGTGCCCTGCTGCAGATGCATCACCTGGAGAACCTGGTGGCCCGGCGTACCGCGGACCTGGAACGTGCCGGAACCGCCCTGCAACAGGAGATCGACGAGCGCAAGCAACTGGAGAACCAGCTGGTGCAGTCGGAAAAGCTCGCCTCCCTCGGGCAACTGGCCGCGGGCGTGGCCCACGAGATCAACAACCCCATCGGCTTCGTCGCCTCCAACCTCGGCAGCCTGGCCGGCTACCTGCAACAGATCGGCCAGATGCTCAGCGCCTACCGCCAGAGCGAAGAAGCCATCACCGCACCGCAAGTGCGCGAGCACCTGCAAAGCCTGCGCGAAAGCATCGACCTGGACTTTCTCCAGGAGGACATCCCGCTCTTGATCAAGGAATCCAAGGAAGGCATCGGCCGGGTCGAGCAGATCGTCAAGGACCTGAAGAACTTCTCCCGGGTCGACAGCGATCAGCAATGGCAACTGGCGGACCTGCAACAGGGCATCGACTCGACCCTGAACATCGTCGCCAACGAGATCAAGTACAAGGCCGACCTGGTCAAGGACTACCACGAGCTGCCGCAGATCGAGTGCCTGCCCTCCCAGCTCAATCAGGTGGTGATGAACCTGGTGGTCAACGCCGCCCAGGCCATCGGGCCGGAGCGCGGCACCATCACCCTGCGCAACGGGGTGGACGGCGAGCATGTCTGGCTGGAGGTGAGCGACACTGGCTGCGGCATCGATGCACAGCACCTGCAGAAGATTTTCGACCCCTTCTTCACCACCAAGCCGGTGGGCAAGGGCACCGGCCTGGGCCTGTCGCTGTCCTACGGGATCGTCAAGAAGCACGGCGGGCAGATCAGCGTCCGCAGCCAACCGGGGGTCGGCAGCACCTTTCGCGTGGAGCTGCCGATCCGCCAGGCGCCCCGGACAGCGACCGAGCAAGCGCACTGA